From Betta splendens chromosome 3, fBetSpl5.4, whole genome shotgun sequence, the proteins below share one genomic window:
- the madd gene encoding MAP kinase-activating death domain protein isoform X8 gives MEKKKMCPRLLDYLVVVGARQPSSDSVAQTPQLLRRYPLEDHHDFPLPPDVVFFCQPEGCLSIRQRRVSLRDDSSFVFTLTDKDSGITRYGICVNFYRSFQRGHHRPRGDKNSHSETAAPESASEGSDGGAPPSALAPPNGAEVGQAPASGEESGPHGAELNAGKSPQHRRRAAKMAARNRNSTLTSLCILSHYPFFSTFRECLYILKRLVDCCSQRLTQRAGLPRATQRDTMWRVFTGALLVEEKGSLLLADLREIESWVYRLLRSPVPVAGQRRVDVEVLPQELKRLLTFALPDNSRFSMVDFPLHLPLELLGVDACLQVLTCVLLEHKVILQSRDYNALSMSVMAFVAMIYPLEYMFPVIPLLPTCMASAEQLLLAPTPYIIGVPASFFLYKSDFKMPDDVWLVDLDSSKVIAPTNAEILPPLPEPEALELKKHLKQALASMSLNTQPILNLEKFQEGQEMPLLPPGRDKASPSSTEFNPLIYGNDVDSVDVATRVAMVRFFNSGNVLQGFQMHTRTLRLFPRPVVAFQSTSFLASRPRRSAFADKLSHTQAVEFYGEWALNPTNLAFQRIHNNVFDPSLIGDKPKWYAHQLQPVVYRVYDGSSQLVEAMAGPLEDEANESDPTDSGSDSEAYDDSSSSYSSLGDLVSEMIQGDIQGDTPSLDPPTHAALGDASEVEFQDFRDFRDDHGTDGPPSGDGPAEPSDGQPLRSSSSTTASSSPSTIIQGVNHEQGEAPEIEASASAALQNPVPGLGSQPFLRPTADAGLADPGNKKQEYDNPYFEPQYGFPSEDDPDLEEQVESYTPRFNQNLNGNKAQRPLRPSSLRLPGESDGEGDSHNSSPNSTISNSSNDGFGGLMSFASNLYKNHGTSFSLSNLALPNKAAREKSTPFPSLKGARAPRALVDQKSSVIKHSPTVKRESPSPQGRVNNTSENQQFLKEVVQSVLDGQGVGWLNMKKVRRLLENEQLRVFVLSKLNRAVQSEEDARQEIIRDVEVNRKVYKGMLDILKCTISSLEHSYTNAGLGGMASVFSLLEIARTHYQTKDPEKRKRSPTDSAGSPGSKESPSSRVEPAKPQGLLNVPQLQLPHHTAAKGARHFDTWSLNEENFIASIELWSKHQDKQKAMEKPQRSEGGKQQRPPVADAEEKKSQISADSGLSVTSGSQKSDTESVTSSEPPILTRSTSQDSEASTVISNSSGETLGADSDLSSAAGDGLGGRTAPHLTQSRGTLSDSEIETNPATSSVFGKTHTLKPGVKDHVPPMAKAPPVQPMEDLSMRIYLCEGLLGRDKSSVWDQLEDAAMETFSLSKERSTLWDQMQFWEDAFLDAVMLEREGMGMDQGPQEMIERYLSLGEHDRKRLEDDEDRLLATLLHNMIAYMLMMKVNKNDIRKKVRRLMGKSHIGLTYSQEINEILDKLAHMNGRELSIRPSGSRHIKKQTFVVHAGTDTTGDIFFMEVCDDCIVLRSNIGTVYERWWYEKLINMTYCPKTKVLCLWRRNGQETQLNKFYTKKCRELYYCVKDSMERAAARQQSIKPGPELGGEFPVQDMKTGEGGLLQVTLEGINLKFMHSQVFIELSHIKKCNTVKGVFVLEEFVPETKEVVIHKYKTPMAHQICYSVLCLFSYVAAVKGKEAEGKAKILSPRPLSS, from the exons atggagaaaaagaaaatgtgccCTCGCCTTCTCGACTACTTGGTAGTGGTTGGAGCAAG GCAACCGAGCAGTGACAGCGTGGCCCAGACGCCTCAGCTGCTTCGCCGTTACCCGTTGGAGGACCACCACGACTTCCCTCTCCCGCCCGATGTGGTGTTTTTCTGCCAACCCGAGGGCTGCCTCAGCATCCGCCAGCGCAGGGTCAGCCTTCGCGACGACTCCTCGTTTGTGTTCACACTGACCGACAAGGACTCAGGAATCACTCGCTATGGGATCTGCGTCAACTTCTACCGCTCCTTCCAGCGCGGCCACCACCGCCCCCGCGGGGACAAGAACAGTCACTcggagacggcggcgccggAGAGCGCCAGCGAAGGCTCTGATGGTGGCGCTCCTCCGTCAGCGCTAGCTCCGCCCAACGGCGCTGAGGTCGGACAAGCACCCGCCTCTGGAGAGGAGAGTGGGCCGCACGGCGCTGAGCTGAACGCAGGAAAGTCCCCGCAGCACAGACGGAGAGCGGCCAAGATGGCGGCCAGGAACCGCAACAGCACGCTGACCTCCCTGTGCATCCTCAGCCACTACCCCTTCTTTTCCACCTTCAGGGAGTGCTTATACATTCTCAAGAGGCTGGTggactgctgcagccagaggctAACGCAGCGGGCCGGGCTGCCCCGGGCCACGCAGAG AGACACCATGTGGCGGGTGTTCACTGGTGCGCTGttggtggaggagaagggcaGCCTTCTGCTGGCCGACCTACGGGAGATCGAGTCGTGGGTGTACCGGTTGCTGCGTTCCCCGGTCCCAGTGGCGGGTCAGAGGCGTGTGGACGTGGAAGTGCTGCCGCAGGAACTCAAAAGGCTGCTGACCTTTGCCCTGCCCGACAACTCCCGCTTCTCCATGGTGGACTTCCCTCTGCACCTGCCCTTAGAGCTGCTGGGCGTGGACGCCTGCCTTCAGGTCCTCACCTGTGTCCTTCTGGAGCACAAA GTCATTCTACAGTCCAGAGATTACAACGCTCTGTCGATGAGTGTCATGGCGTTCGTGGCTATGATCTATCCGCTGGAGTACATGTTTCCCGTCATCCCCTTACTTCCGACCTGCATGGCCTCTGCTGAGCAG CTTCTTCTCGCCCCCACCCCCTACATTATCGGCGTACCGGccagcttcttcctctacaAATCTGATTTCAAAATGCCAGACGACGTGTGGCTTGTGGATCTAGACAGCAGTAAG GTTATTGCACCCACAAACGCAGAGATCCTCCCACCTCTTCCGGAGCCCGAGGCACTAGAGCTTAAGAAACACCTGAAACAG GCCTTGGCCAGTATGAGTTTGAACACCCAACCCATTCTGAACCTGGAGAAGTTCCAGGAAGGTCAGGAAATGCCTCTGCTCCCTCCTGGGAGGGACAAAGCGTCTCCGTCCTCCACAGAGTTCAACCCTCTAATTTACGGCAATGATGTGGATTCTGTGGACGTGGCCACCAG AGTGGCCATGGTCCGGTTCTTCAACTCTGGAAATGTCCTGCAGGGGTTCCAGATGCACACTCGCACCCTGCGCCTCTTCCCCCGCCCCGTGGTGGCCTTTCAGTCCACGTCTTTCCTCGCGTCGCGTCCACGGCGCTCTGCCTTTGCAGACAAACTTTCTCACACCCAGGCGGTCGAGTTCTATGGCGAGTGGGCTCTCAATCCCACCAACCTCGCCTTTCAGAGGATACACAACA ACGTATTTGACCCCTCCTTAATTGGAGACAAGCCCAAGTGGTATGCTCATCAGCTGCAACCCGTGGTCTACCGGGTGTATGACGGCAGCTCCCAGCTGGTTGAAGCTATGGCCGGTCCCTTGGAGGATGAGGCCAATGAATCAGACCCCACAGACAG TGGTAGTGACAGCGAGGCATATGATGACTCCAGCTCATCTTATTCCTCACTTGGAGACCTTGTGAGTGAGATGATCCAAGGTGACATTCAGGGAGACACACCAA GTTTGGACCCGCCTACCCACGCTGCACTGGGAGACGCTAGCGAGGTCGAATTTCAAGATTTCCGCGACTTCAGAGATGACCACGGTACGGACGGGCCACCGAGCGGGGACGGACCCGCTGAACCTTCTGACGGGCAGCCTCttcgctccagctccagcacaacTGCAAGCTCTAGTCCTAGCACAATCATCCAAGGAGTCAAccat gagcagggggaggcgCCTGAAATTGAAGCATCAGCAAGCGCGGCGTTACAGAATCCAGTCCCCGGACTGGGAAGTCAGCCGTTCCTCAGACCTACAGCTGATGCTGGCCTGGCAGACCCCGGCAATAAAAAGCAGGAGTATGACAACCCATACTTTGAGCCTCAGTATGGATTCCCCTCAGAGGACGACCCCGATTTAGAAGAGCAAGTGGAATCATACACGCCTCGATTCAACCAGAATCTCAATGGCaacaa GGCACAGCGTCCATTACGGCCCAGTAGCCTGCGGCTCCCAGGAGAGTCTGACGGGGAGGGGGACTCTCACAACAGCTCACCAAACTCCACCATCTCCAACAGCAGCAACGATGGATTCGGGGGGCTCATGTCCTTTGCTA GCAACCTTTACAAGAACCACGGCACCAGTTTCAGTCTGTCCAATCTCGCCCTTCCCAATAAGGCAGCGAGGGAGAAATCCACTCCTTTCCCAAGTTTAAAAG GGGCGCGTGCACCTCGAGCACTTGTGGACCAGAAGTCTTCAGTAATAAAGCACAGTCCCACTGTAAAGCGAGAGTCGCCGTCTCCTCAGGGTCGGGTCAACAACACAAG TGAGAACCAGCAGTTCTTGAAGGAAGTGGTGCAGAGTGTTCTGGACGGTCAGGGGGTCGGCTGGCTCAACATGAAAAAAGTGCGGCGCCTGCTGGAGAACGAGCAGCTTCGCGTGTTTGTGCTGAGTAAGCTGAACCGAGCCGTCCAGTCGGAGGAAGACGCCAGACAGGAAATCATCCGTGACGTG GAGGTGAACAGGAAGGTGTACAAGGGCATGCTGGACATCTTGAAGTGCACGATTTCCAGCCTAGAGCACTCCTACACGAACGCGGGGCTCGGGGGAATGGCCAGTGTCTTCAGCTTACTAGAAATTGCACGCACACATTATCAAACCAAAG ACCCAGAAAAGCGCAAGCGAAGCCCCACAGACAGTGCTGGGAGCCCAGGGAGTAAAGAGAGTCCGTCGAGTCGAGTGGAGCCTGCCAAACCTCAGGGCCTTCTGAATGTCCCTCAACTGCAGCTGCCGCACCACACGGCGGCCAAAGGAGCGCGCCATTTTGATACCTGGAGTCTGAACGAGGAGAACTTTATTGCCTCGATTG AATTGTGGAGCAAGCACCAGGATAAGCAAAAAGCTATGGAAAAACCTCAGA ggtctgagggaggaaagcagcagcGCCCCCCGGTGGCGGACGCAGAGGAGAAGAAGTCGCAGATCAGCGCCGACAGCGGCCTCAGTGTCACTTCTGGATCTCAG AAGAGTGACACGGAGTCCGTAACGAGCTCGGAGCCGCCGATCTTGACACGAAGCACCAGCCAGGACTCGGAGGCCAGCACAGTG ATAAGCAACAGCTCTGGAGAGACTCTTGGAGCGGACAGTGACCTGAGCAGCGCAGCAGGAGACGGCCTCGGCGGGAGGACCGCTCCTCACCTCACTCAGTCCAGGGGGACGCTGTCGGACAGCGAGATCGAAACCAACCCCGCCACCAGCTCCGTGTTT GGAAAGACCCACACTCTGAAACCAGGTGTGAAGGATCACGTGCCTCCGATGGCGAAGGCGCCGCCTGTGCAGCCCATGGAGGACCTGAGCATGAGGATTTACCTGTGTGAAGGCCTGCTGG GACGTGATAAGAGCTCCGTTTGGGATCAACTAGAAGACGCTGCCATGGAAACCTTTTCTCTAA GTAAGGAGCGCTCCACTCTGTGGGACCAGATGCAGTTCTGGGAGGACGCCTTCTTagatgctgtgatgctggagCGTGAGGGCATGGGCATGGACCAGGGCCCTCAGGAGATGATTGAAAG ATACTTGTCACTGGGAGAACACGACCGCAAACGTCTAGAAGATGATGAGGACAGACTTCTGGCCACACTGCTGCACAATATGATTGCATACATGCTAATGATGAAA GTTAACAAAAACGACATCAGGAAGAAAGTGAGACGTCTGATGGGCAAATCCCACATCGGCCTCACCTACAGCCAGGAGATCAACGAGATACTGGACAAACTGGCCCACATG AACGGCCGTGAGCTGTCGATCAGGCCCAGTGGAAGCCGCCACATCAAGAAGCAGACGTTCGTTGTTCACGCGGGCACAGATACAACAGGAGACATCTTCTTCATGGAG GTCTGTGACGACTGTATAGTCTTGCGCAGCAACATCGGCACGGTTTACGAGCGCTGGTGGTACGAGAAGCTCATCAACATGACGTACTGCCCCAAGACCAAGGTGCTGTGTCTCTGGAGACGCAACGGCCAGGAGACGCAGCTCAACAAGTTCTACACCAAAAAG TGTCGTGAACTTTACTACTGTGTCAAAGACAGTATGGAAAGAGCTGCAGCGAGGCAGCAGAGCATTAAGCCAG GTCCAGAACTGGGCGGAGAGTTTCCCGTTCAGGACATGAAGACCGGTGAAGGTGGACTCCTGCAGGTCACGCTGGAAGGAATCAACCTCAAATTCATGCACAGCCAG
- the madd gene encoding MAP kinase-activating death domain protein isoform X9: MEKKKMCPRLLDYLVVVGARQPSSDSVAQTPQLLRRYPLEDHHDFPLPPDVVFFCQPEGCLSIRQRRVSLRDDSSFVFTLTDKDSGITRYGICVNFYRSFQRGHHRPRGDKNSHSETAAPESASEGSDGGAPPSALAPPNGAEVGQAPASGEESGPHGAELNAGKSPQHRRRAAKMAARNRNSTLTSLCILSHYPFFSTFRECLYILKRLVDCCSQRLTQRAGLPRATQRDTMWRVFTGALLVEEKGSLLLADLREIESWVYRLLRSPVPVAGQRRVDVEVLPQELKRLLTFALPDNSRFSMVDFPLHLPLELLGVDACLQVLTCVLLEHKVILQSRDYNALSMSVMAFVAMIYPLEYMFPVIPLLPTCMASAEQLLLAPTPYIIGVPASFFLYKSDFKMPDDVWLVDLDSSKVIAPTNAEILPPLPEPEALELKKHLKQCLVRLTVITQKQIFSSENKALASMSLNTQPILNLEKFQEGQEMPLLPPGRDKASPSSTEFNPLIYGNDVDSVDVATRVAMVRFFNSGNVLQGFQMHTRTLRLFPRPVVAFQSTSFLASRPRRSAFADKLSHTQAVEFYGEWALNPTNLAFQRIHNNVFDPSLIGDKPKWYAHQLQPVVYRVYDGSSQLVEAMAGPLEDEANESDPTDSGSDSEAYDDSSSSYSSLGDLVSEMIQGDIQGDTPSLDPPTHAALGDASEVEFQDFRDFRDDHGTDGPPSGDGPAEPSDGQPLRSSSSTTASSSPSTIIQGVNHEQGEAPEIEASASAALQNPVPGLGSQPFLRPTADAGLADPGNKKQEYDNPYFEPQYGFPSEDDPDLEEQVESYTPRFNQNLNGNKAQRPLRPSSLRLPGESDGEGDSHNSSPNSTISNSSNDGFGGLMSFASNLYKNHGTSFSLSNLALPNKAAREKSTPFPSLKVFGLNSLMEIITEAGPGSGEGARAPRALVDQKSSVIKHSPTVKRESPSPQGRVNNTSENQQFLKEVVQSVLDGQGVGWLNMKKVRRLLENEQLRVFVLSKLNRAVQSEEDARQEIIRDVEVNRKVYKGMLDILKCTISSLEHSYTNAGLGGMASVFSLLEIARTHYQTKDPEKRKRSPTDSAGSPGSKESPSSRVEPAKPQGLLNVPQLQLPHHTAAKGARHFDTWSLNEENFIASIELWSKHQDKQKAMEKPQRSEGGKQQRPPVADAEEKKSQISADSGLSVTSGSQKSDTESVTSSEPPILTRSTSQDSEASTVISNSSGETLGADSDLSSAAGDGLGGRTAPHLTQSRGTLSDSEIETNPATSSVFGKTHTLKPGVKDHVPPMAKAPPVQPMEDLSMRIYLCEGLLGRDKSSVWDQLEDAAMETFSLSKERSTLWDQMQFWEDAFLDAVMLEREGMGMDQGPQEMIERYLSLGEHDRKRLEDDEDRLLATLLHNMIAYMLMMKVNKNDIRKKVRRLMGKSHIGLTYSQEINEILDKLAHMNGRELSIRPSGSRHIKKQTFVVHAGTDTTGDIFFMEVCDDCIVLRSNIGTVYERWWYEKLINMTYCPKTKVLCLWRRNGQETQLNKFYTKKCRELYYCVKDSMERAAARQQSIKPGPELGGEFPVQDMKTGEGGLLQVTLEGINLKFMHSQFLKLKKW, from the exons atggagaaaaagaaaatgtgccCTCGCCTTCTCGACTACTTGGTAGTGGTTGGAGCAAG GCAACCGAGCAGTGACAGCGTGGCCCAGACGCCTCAGCTGCTTCGCCGTTACCCGTTGGAGGACCACCACGACTTCCCTCTCCCGCCCGATGTGGTGTTTTTCTGCCAACCCGAGGGCTGCCTCAGCATCCGCCAGCGCAGGGTCAGCCTTCGCGACGACTCCTCGTTTGTGTTCACACTGACCGACAAGGACTCAGGAATCACTCGCTATGGGATCTGCGTCAACTTCTACCGCTCCTTCCAGCGCGGCCACCACCGCCCCCGCGGGGACAAGAACAGTCACTcggagacggcggcgccggAGAGCGCCAGCGAAGGCTCTGATGGTGGCGCTCCTCCGTCAGCGCTAGCTCCGCCCAACGGCGCTGAGGTCGGACAAGCACCCGCCTCTGGAGAGGAGAGTGGGCCGCACGGCGCTGAGCTGAACGCAGGAAAGTCCCCGCAGCACAGACGGAGAGCGGCCAAGATGGCGGCCAGGAACCGCAACAGCACGCTGACCTCCCTGTGCATCCTCAGCCACTACCCCTTCTTTTCCACCTTCAGGGAGTGCTTATACATTCTCAAGAGGCTGGTggactgctgcagccagaggctAACGCAGCGGGCCGGGCTGCCCCGGGCCACGCAGAG AGACACCATGTGGCGGGTGTTCACTGGTGCGCTGttggtggaggagaagggcaGCCTTCTGCTGGCCGACCTACGGGAGATCGAGTCGTGGGTGTACCGGTTGCTGCGTTCCCCGGTCCCAGTGGCGGGTCAGAGGCGTGTGGACGTGGAAGTGCTGCCGCAGGAACTCAAAAGGCTGCTGACCTTTGCCCTGCCCGACAACTCCCGCTTCTCCATGGTGGACTTCCCTCTGCACCTGCCCTTAGAGCTGCTGGGCGTGGACGCCTGCCTTCAGGTCCTCACCTGTGTCCTTCTGGAGCACAAA GTCATTCTACAGTCCAGAGATTACAACGCTCTGTCGATGAGTGTCATGGCGTTCGTGGCTATGATCTATCCGCTGGAGTACATGTTTCCCGTCATCCCCTTACTTCCGACCTGCATGGCCTCTGCTGAGCAG CTTCTTCTCGCCCCCACCCCCTACATTATCGGCGTACCGGccagcttcttcctctacaAATCTGATTTCAAAATGCCAGACGACGTGTGGCTTGTGGATCTAGACAGCAGTAAG GTTATTGCACCCACAAACGCAGAGATCCTCCCACCTCTTCCGGAGCCCGAGGCACTAGAGCTTAAGAAACACCTGAAACAG TGTCTGGTTAGGTTGACCGTGATCACCCAAAAGCAGATCTTCTCCTCTGAAAATAAG GCCTTGGCCAGTATGAGTTTGAACACCCAACCCATTCTGAACCTGGAGAAGTTCCAGGAAGGTCAGGAAATGCCTCTGCTCCCTCCTGGGAGGGACAAAGCGTCTCCGTCCTCCACAGAGTTCAACCCTCTAATTTACGGCAATGATGTGGATTCTGTGGACGTGGCCACCAG AGTGGCCATGGTCCGGTTCTTCAACTCTGGAAATGTCCTGCAGGGGTTCCAGATGCACACTCGCACCCTGCGCCTCTTCCCCCGCCCCGTGGTGGCCTTTCAGTCCACGTCTTTCCTCGCGTCGCGTCCACGGCGCTCTGCCTTTGCAGACAAACTTTCTCACACCCAGGCGGTCGAGTTCTATGGCGAGTGGGCTCTCAATCCCACCAACCTCGCCTTTCAGAGGATACACAACA ACGTATTTGACCCCTCCTTAATTGGAGACAAGCCCAAGTGGTATGCTCATCAGCTGCAACCCGTGGTCTACCGGGTGTATGACGGCAGCTCCCAGCTGGTTGAAGCTATGGCCGGTCCCTTGGAGGATGAGGCCAATGAATCAGACCCCACAGACAG TGGTAGTGACAGCGAGGCATATGATGACTCCAGCTCATCTTATTCCTCACTTGGAGACCTTGTGAGTGAGATGATCCAAGGTGACATTCAGGGAGACACACCAA GTTTGGACCCGCCTACCCACGCTGCACTGGGAGACGCTAGCGAGGTCGAATTTCAAGATTTCCGCGACTTCAGAGATGACCACGGTACGGACGGGCCACCGAGCGGGGACGGACCCGCTGAACCTTCTGACGGGCAGCCTCttcgctccagctccagcacaacTGCAAGCTCTAGTCCTAGCACAATCATCCAAGGAGTCAAccat gagcagggggaggcgCCTGAAATTGAAGCATCAGCAAGCGCGGCGTTACAGAATCCAGTCCCCGGACTGGGAAGTCAGCCGTTCCTCAGACCTACAGCTGATGCTGGCCTGGCAGACCCCGGCAATAAAAAGCAGGAGTATGACAACCCATACTTTGAGCCTCAGTATGGATTCCCCTCAGAGGACGACCCCGATTTAGAAGAGCAAGTGGAATCATACACGCCTCGATTCAACCAGAATCTCAATGGCaacaa GGCACAGCGTCCATTACGGCCCAGTAGCCTGCGGCTCCCAGGAGAGTCTGACGGGGAGGGGGACTCTCACAACAGCTCACCAAACTCCACCATCTCCAACAGCAGCAACGATGGATTCGGGGGGCTCATGTCCTTTGCTA GCAACCTTTACAAGAACCACGGCACCAGTTTCAGTCTGTCCAATCTCGCCCTTCCCAATAAGGCAGCGAGGGAGAAATCCACTCCTTTCCCAAGTTTAAAAG TATTTGGGCTAAATTCTCTAATGGAGATAATTACAGAGGCCGGCCCGGGGAGCGGAGAAG GGGCGCGTGCACCTCGAGCACTTGTGGACCAGAAGTCTTCAGTAATAAAGCACAGTCCCACTGTAAAGCGAGAGTCGCCGTCTCCTCAGGGTCGGGTCAACAACACAAG TGAGAACCAGCAGTTCTTGAAGGAAGTGGTGCAGAGTGTTCTGGACGGTCAGGGGGTCGGCTGGCTCAACATGAAAAAAGTGCGGCGCCTGCTGGAGAACGAGCAGCTTCGCGTGTTTGTGCTGAGTAAGCTGAACCGAGCCGTCCAGTCGGAGGAAGACGCCAGACAGGAAATCATCCGTGACGTG GAGGTGAACAGGAAGGTGTACAAGGGCATGCTGGACATCTTGAAGTGCACGATTTCCAGCCTAGAGCACTCCTACACGAACGCGGGGCTCGGGGGAATGGCCAGTGTCTTCAGCTTACTAGAAATTGCACGCACACATTATCAAACCAAAG ACCCAGAAAAGCGCAAGCGAAGCCCCACAGACAGTGCTGGGAGCCCAGGGAGTAAAGAGAGTCCGTCGAGTCGAGTGGAGCCTGCCAAACCTCAGGGCCTTCTGAATGTCCCTCAACTGCAGCTGCCGCACCACACGGCGGCCAAAGGAGCGCGCCATTTTGATACCTGGAGTCTGAACGAGGAGAACTTTATTGCCTCGATTG AATTGTGGAGCAAGCACCAGGATAAGCAAAAAGCTATGGAAAAACCTCAGA ggtctgagggaggaaagcagcagcGCCCCCCGGTGGCGGACGCAGAGGAGAAGAAGTCGCAGATCAGCGCCGACAGCGGCCTCAGTGTCACTTCTGGATCTCAG AAGAGTGACACGGAGTCCGTAACGAGCTCGGAGCCGCCGATCTTGACACGAAGCACCAGCCAGGACTCGGAGGCCAGCACAGTG ATAAGCAACAGCTCTGGAGAGACTCTTGGAGCGGACAGTGACCTGAGCAGCGCAGCAGGAGACGGCCTCGGCGGGAGGACCGCTCCTCACCTCACTCAGTCCAGGGGGACGCTGTCGGACAGCGAGATCGAAACCAACCCCGCCACCAGCTCCGTGTTT GGAAAGACCCACACTCTGAAACCAGGTGTGAAGGATCACGTGCCTCCGATGGCGAAGGCGCCGCCTGTGCAGCCCATGGAGGACCTGAGCATGAGGATTTACCTGTGTGAAGGCCTGCTGG GACGTGATAAGAGCTCCGTTTGGGATCAACTAGAAGACGCTGCCATGGAAACCTTTTCTCTAA GTAAGGAGCGCTCCACTCTGTGGGACCAGATGCAGTTCTGGGAGGACGCCTTCTTagatgctgtgatgctggagCGTGAGGGCATGGGCATGGACCAGGGCCCTCAGGAGATGATTGAAAG ATACTTGTCACTGGGAGAACACGACCGCAAACGTCTAGAAGATGATGAGGACAGACTTCTGGCCACACTGCTGCACAATATGATTGCATACATGCTAATGATGAAA GTTAACAAAAACGACATCAGGAAGAAAGTGAGACGTCTGATGGGCAAATCCCACATCGGCCTCACCTACAGCCAGGAGATCAACGAGATACTGGACAAACTGGCCCACATG AACGGCCGTGAGCTGTCGATCAGGCCCAGTGGAAGCCGCCACATCAAGAAGCAGACGTTCGTTGTTCACGCGGGCACAGATACAACAGGAGACATCTTCTTCATGGAG GTCTGTGACGACTGTATAGTCTTGCGCAGCAACATCGGCACGGTTTACGAGCGCTGGTGGTACGAGAAGCTCATCAACATGACGTACTGCCCCAAGACCAAGGTGCTGTGTCTCTGGAGACGCAACGGCCAGGAGACGCAGCTCAACAAGTTCTACACCAAAAAG TGTCGTGAACTTTACTACTGTGTCAAAGACAGTATGGAAAGAGCTGCAGCGAGGCAGCAGAGCATTAAGCCAG GTCCAGAACTGGGCGGAGAGTTTCCCGTTCAGGACATGAAGACCGGTGAAGGTGGACTCCTGCAGGTCACGCTGGAAGGAATCAACCTCAAATTCATGCACAGCCAG